Proteins encoded by one window of Pseudomonas sp. PSKL.D1:
- the msrA gene encoding peptide-methionine (S)-S-oxide reductase MsrA has product MVLRSEILVNKNVMPTAEQALPGRETPMTLPEFHYVFEGTPLLGPFFEGSIDFAIFGLGCFWGAERRFWQREGVVSTVVGYAGGFTPNPTYEEVCSGLTGHTEVVLVVFDKDKVSYRELLAMFWELHNPTQGMRQGNDVGTQYRSAIYCTSPEQLEQAKASRDAFQAELNKAGFGEITTEIDQAPTVYFAEAYHQQYLAKNPDGYCGIGGTGVCLPPSLQGN; this is encoded by the coding sequence ATGGTCCTGCGTTCTGAAATCCTGGTGAACAAAAACGTCATGCCTACCGCGGAACAAGCCCTGCCCGGCCGCGAAACCCCGATGACCCTGCCCGAGTTCCACTACGTGTTCGAAGGCACCCCACTGCTCGGCCCGTTCTTCGAAGGCAGCATCGACTTCGCCATCTTTGGCCTGGGCTGCTTCTGGGGCGCCGAGCGCCGCTTCTGGCAGCGCGAAGGCGTGGTCAGCACCGTGGTCGGCTACGCCGGCGGCTTTACCCCCAACCCCACGTACGAAGAAGTCTGCTCAGGCCTGACCGGCCACACGGAAGTGGTGCTGGTGGTGTTCGACAAGGACAAAGTCAGCTACCGCGAGCTGCTGGCCATGTTCTGGGAGCTGCATAACCCGACCCAAGGCATGCGCCAAGGCAATGACGTGGGCACCCAGTACCGTTCGGCCATCTACTGCACCAGCCCCGAACAACTGGAGCAGGCCAAGGCCAGCCGTGACGCCTTCCAGGCCGAGCTGAACAAGGCCGGCTTCGGCGAAATCACCACCGAGATCGACCAGGCCCCGACCGTGTACTTCGCCGAGGCCTACCACCAGCAGTATCTGGCCAAGAACCCGGACGGTTATTGCGGTATCGGTGGCACCGGTGTCTGCCTGCCGCCAAGCCTGCAAGGGAACTGA
- a CDS encoding glutathione S-transferase, whose protein sequence is MILFHSPLSPFVRKVMVVLHETGQLDRVTLLPVNISPVNGDEELNRDNPIGKVPALRLEDGTVLHDSRVICEFLDLQHVGTPLLPREGSARWRRMTLMAQADAIMDASVSSRYESFLRPEDKRWDGWLNAQSEKISRSLANLEQEHLAELASGFDLAAIGVACALGYLDLRQPEFGWRERQPGLAAWYAQVAERPSMIATAPPA, encoded by the coding sequence ATGATCCTGTTCCATTCACCATTGTCGCCATTCGTGCGCAAGGTCATGGTCGTGCTGCACGAGACCGGCCAGCTTGATCGTGTCACCTTGCTGCCGGTGAACATCAGCCCGGTGAACGGCGACGAGGAACTCAACCGCGACAACCCGATCGGCAAGGTGCCGGCCCTGCGCCTGGAAGACGGCACCGTGCTGCACGACAGCCGGGTAATCTGCGAGTTTCTGGACCTGCAGCATGTCGGTACGCCACTGCTCCCGCGTGAAGGTTCGGCACGCTGGCGGCGCATGACGCTGATGGCACAGGCCGACGCAATCATGGATGCATCGGTTTCGTCGCGTTACGAAAGCTTCCTGCGCCCCGAGGACAAGCGCTGGGACGGCTGGTTGAACGCACAAAGCGAGAAGATCAGCCGCAGCCTGGCCAACCTGGAACAGGAACACCTGGCGGAGCTGGCTTCCGGGTTTGACCTGGCGGCGATTGGCGTGGCCTGCGCCTTGGGGTATCTGGACCTGCGTCAGCCGGAGTTTGGCTGGCGTGAGCGCCAGCCTGGGCTGGCCGCCTGGTATGCCCAGGTGGCTGAGCGGCCGTCAATGATCGCCACAGCCCCTCCAGCCTGA
- the rloA2 gene encoding retropepsin-like aspartic peptidase RloA2, which translates to MKSLLALLSLLALPVMAAEPTLYGRYENIALPELGETLKAKMDTGAYTASLSAKDIELFTRDGDEWVRFRLATKDADGKVYEHKLARISKIKNRADEEEEGDAPEISKRPVVDLELCLGDVKRTVEVNLVDRSSFNYPLLIGAKALREFKAAVNPAKKFTADKPDC; encoded by the coding sequence GTGAAATCTCTGCTTGCCCTGTTGTCGCTACTGGCGCTGCCGGTTATGGCCGCCGAGCCTACGCTGTATGGCCGTTACGAGAACATCGCCCTGCCTGAGCTGGGCGAAACCCTGAAGGCCAAGATGGATACTGGCGCCTACACCGCATCGCTGTCGGCCAAGGACATCGAGTTGTTTACCCGTGATGGCGATGAATGGGTACGCTTCCGCCTGGCGACCAAGGACGCCGACGGCAAGGTGTATGAGCACAAGCTGGCGCGCATCAGCAAGATCAAGAATCGTGCGGATGAAGAGGAAGAGGGCGATGCGCCGGAGATCTCCAAGCGCCCGGTGGTCGATCTTGAGCTGTGCCTTGGCGATGTGAAGCGTACCGTGGAGGTCAACCTGGTTGACCGCAGCAGCTTCAACTACCCGCTGTTGATCGGCGCCAAGGCCCTGCGCGAGTTCAAGGCAGCGGTAAACCCTGCGAAGAAGTTTACCGCTGATAAGCCTGATTGCTGA
- a CDS encoding acyltransferase, which translates to MRRLLIGILTTTLLLLNTLVMIGPLLVFALLKLVLPGRWRDYASAAVMWFAEAWSEVDKAIFALCIPTQWDIRGVENLRKDTSYLAVSNHQTWVDIPALIESLNRRTPFFKFFLKKELIWVPLLGLAWWGLDYPFMKRYSKAFLEKHPELKGKDLEITKAACELFKRQPVTVVNYLEGTRFTEAKHREQQSPYRYLLKPKAGGVAFVLAALGEQLDALLDVTIVYPGNKAPGFWDLLNGSISRVIIDIQVRELDPALWAGDYENDPEFRQAVQAWVNQLWVEKDERIEQLRGEMS; encoded by the coding sequence ATGCGTCGCCTGCTGATCGGCATTCTCACGACCACCCTGCTGCTGCTCAACACTCTGGTGATGATCGGGCCGCTGCTGGTCTTCGCCCTGCTCAAACTGGTACTGCCAGGCCGGTGGCGTGACTATGCGTCCGCAGCAGTGATGTGGTTTGCCGAAGCCTGGTCGGAAGTCGACAAGGCCATTTTTGCCCTGTGCATTCCCACCCAATGGGACATTCGTGGTGTCGAGAACCTGCGCAAGGACACTTCTTACCTGGCCGTCAGCAACCATCAGACATGGGTCGACATCCCGGCACTGATCGAAAGCCTCAACCGCCGCACGCCGTTCTTCAAATTCTTCCTCAAGAAGGAGTTGATCTGGGTTCCGCTGCTGGGCCTGGCCTGGTGGGGCCTGGATTACCCGTTCATGAAGCGCTACAGCAAAGCGTTTCTGGAGAAGCACCCGGAGCTCAAAGGCAAGGATCTGGAAATCACCAAAGCCGCCTGTGAGCTGTTCAAGCGCCAGCCGGTGACCGTGGTCAATTACCTTGAAGGCACAAGGTTTACCGAAGCCAAGCACCGCGAACAGCAGTCGCCGTATCGCTACCTGCTTAAACCCAAGGCCGGCGGCGTTGCCTTCGTGCTGGCGGCGCTGGGCGAACAGCTGGATGCCCTGCTGGATGTGACCATCGTGTATCCGGGCAACAAGGCACCGGGGTTCTGGGACTTGCTCAACGGCAGTATCAGCCGGGTGATTATCGACATTCAGGTGCGTGAACTGGACCCTGCACTGTGGGCTGGGGATTACGAGAATGATCCTGAATTCCGCCAGGCTGTGCAGGCGTGGGTGAACCAGTTGTGGGTTGAGAAAGATGAGCGCATCGAGCAGTTGCGTGGCGAAATGAGCTGA